In a single window of the Mesoplodon densirostris isolate mMesDen1 chromosome 18, mMesDen1 primary haplotype, whole genome shotgun sequence genome:
- the POLR2A gene encoding DNA-directed RNA polymerase II subunit RPB1 isoform X2: MSVTEGGIKYPETTEGGRPKLGGLMDPRQGVIERTGRCQTCAGNMTECPGHFGHIELAKPVFHVGFLVKTMKVLRCVCFFCSKLLVDSNNPKIKDILAKSKGQPKKRLTHVYDLCKGKNICEGGEEMDNKFGVEQPEGDEDLTKEKGHGGCGRYQPRIRRSGLELYAEWKHVNEDSQEKKILLSPERVHEIFKRISDEECFVLGMEPRYARPEWMIVTVLPVPPLSVRPAVVMQGSARNQDDLTHKLADIVKINNQLRRNEQNGAAAHVIAEDVKLLQFHVATMVDNELPGLPRAMQKSGRPLKSLKQRLKGKEGRVRGNLMGKRVDFSARTVITPDPNLSIDQVGVPRSIAANMTFAEIVTPFNIDRLQELVRRGNSQYPGAKYIIRDNGDRIDLRFHPKPSDLHLQTGYKVERHMCDGDIVIFNRQPTLHKMSMMGHRVRILPWSTFRLNLSVTTPYNADFDGDEMNLHLPQSLETRAEIQELAMVPRMIVTPQSNRPVMGIVQDTLTAVRKFTKRDVFLERGEVMNLLMFLSTWDGKVPQPAILKPRPLWTGKQIFSLIIPGHINCIRTHSTHPDDEDSGPYKHISPGDTKVVVENGELIMGILCKKSLGTSAGSLVHISYLEMGHDVTRLFYSNIQTVINNWLLIEGHTIGIGDSIADSKTYQDIQNTIKKAKQDVIEVIEKAHNNELEPTPGNTLRQTFENQVNRILNDARDKTGSSAQKSLSEYNNFKSMVVSGAKGSKINISQVIAVVGQQNVEGKRIPFGFKHRTLPHFIKDDYGPESRGFVENSYLAGLTPTEFFFHAMGGREGLIDTAVKTAETGYIQRRLIKSMESVMVKYDATVRNSINQVVQLRYGEDGLAGESVEFQNLATLKPSNKAFEKKFRFDYTNERALRRTLQEDVVKDVLSNAHIQNELEREFERMREDREVLRVIFPTGDSKVVLPCNLLRMIWNAQKIFHINPRLPSDLHPIKVVDGVKELSKKLVIVNGDDPLSRQAQENATLLFNIHLRSTLCSRRMAEEFRLSGEAFDWLLGEIESKFNQAIAHPGEMVGALAAQSLGEPATQMTLNTFHYAGVSAKNVTLGVPRLKELINISKKPKTPSLTVFLLGQSARDAERAKDILCRLEHTTLRKVTANTAIYYDPNPQSTVVAEDQEWVNVYYEMPDFDVARISPWLLRVELDRKHMTDRKLTMEQIAEKINAGFGDDLNCIFNDDNAEKLVLRIRIMNSDENKMQEEEEVVDKMDDDVFLRCIESNMLTDMTLQGIEQISKVYMHLPQTDNKKKIIITEDGEFKALQEWILETDGVSLMRVLSEKDVDPVRTTSNDIVEIFTVLGIEAVRKALERELYHVISFDGSYVNYRHLALLCDTMTCRGHLMAITRHGVNRQDTGPLMKCSFEETVDVLMEAAAHGESDPMKGVSENIMLGQLAPAGTGCFDLLLDAEKCKYGMEIPTNIPGLGAAGPTGMFFGSAPSPMGGISPAMTPWNQGATPAYGAWSPSVGSGMTPGAAGFSPSAASDASGFSPGYSPAWSPTPGSPGSPGPSSPYIPSPGGAMSPSYSPTSPAYEPRSPGGYTPQSPSYSPTSPSYSPTSPSYSPTSPNYSPTSPSYSPTSPSYSPTSPSYSPTSPSYSPTSPSYSPTSPSYSPTSPSYSPTSPSYSPTSPSYSPTSPSYSPTSPSYSPTSPSYSPTSPSYSPTSPSYSPTSPSYSPTSPNYSPTSPNYTPTSPSYSPTSPSYSPTSPNYTPTSPNYSPTSPSYSPTSPSYSPTSPSYSPSSPRYTPQSPTYTPSSPSYSPSSPSYSPTSPKYTPTSPSYSPSSPEYTPTSPKYSPTSPKYSPTSPKYSPTSPTYSPTTPKYSPTSPTYSPTSPVYTPTSPKYSPTSPTYSPTSPKYSPTSPTYSPTSPKGSTYSPTSPGYSPTSPTYSLTSPAISPDDSDEEN, encoded by the exons ATGTCTGTGACAGAGGGCGGCATCAAATACCCAGAGACCACCGAGGGAGGCCGCCCCAAGCTTGGGGGGCTGATGGATCCGAGGCAGGGAGTGATTGAGAGGACTGGCCGCTGCCAAACCTGTGCAG GAAACATGACAGAGTGTCCTGGCCACTTTGGCCACATTGAGCTGGCCAAACCTGTGTTCCATGTCGGCTTCCTGGTCAAGACAATGAAAGTTTTGCGCTGCGTCTGCTTCTTCTGCTCCAAATTGCTTGTGGACTCT AACAACCCAAAGATCAAGGACATTTTGGCTAAGTCCAAGGGGCAGCCCAAGAAGCGGCTCACACACGTCTATGACCTCTGCAAGGGCAAAAACATCTGCGAGGGCGGGGAGGAGATGGACAACAAGTTCGGTGTGGAACAGCCTGAGGGCGATGAGGATTTGACCAAAGAAAAG GGCCACGGCGGCTGTGGGCGGTACCAGCCCAGGATCCGGCGCTCCGGCCTGGAGCTGTACGCAGAGTGGAAGCACGTCAACGAGGACTCTCAGGAGAAGAAGATCCTGCTGAGTCCTGAGCGGGTGCACGAGATCTTCAAACGCATCTCAGATGAGGAATGCTTCGTCCTGGGCATGGAGCCTCGCTACGCCCGGCCCGAGTGGATGATTGTCACTGTGCTGCCCGTGCCCCCGCTCTCCGTGCGGCCTGCCGTTGTGATGCAGGGCTCTGCCCGCAACCAG GATGACCTGACACACAAACTGGCCGACATCGTGAAGATCAACAATCAGCTTCGGCGCAACGAGCAGAACGGCGCGGCCGCCCACGTCATCGCTGAGGACGTGAAGCTCCTCCAGTTCCACGTGGCCACCATGGTGGACAACGAGCTGCCTGGCTTGCCTCGT GCTATGCAGAAGTCTGGGCGTCCCCTCAAGTCCCTGAAGCAGCGGTTGAAGGGCAAGGAAGGCCGTGTGCGCGGGAACCTGATGGGCAAGCGGGTGGACTTCTCGGCCCGCACTGTCATCACCCCCGACCCCAACCTCTCCATTGACCAGGTTGGCGTGCCTCGCTCCATTGCCGCCAACATGACCTTTGCGGAGATCGTCACCCCCTTCAACATTGACAG ACTTCAGGAACTAGTGCGCAGGGGGAACAGCCAGTACCCAGGGGCCAAGTACATCATCCGGGACAACGGTGATCGCATTGACCTGCGTTTCCACCCCAAACCCAGTGACCTTCACCTGCAGACTGGCTATAAG GTGGAACGGCACATGTGCGATGGGGATATTGTTATCTTCAACCGGCAGCCAACTTTGCACAAAATGTCCATGATGGGACATCGGGTTCGCATCCTGCCCTGGTCTACTTTTCGCTTGAATCTTAG TGTGACAACTCCATACAATGCCGATTTTGATGGGGATGAGATGAACTTGCACCTGCCACAGTCCCTGGAGACGCGGGCTGAGATCCAGGAGCTCGCCATGGTGCCACGCATGATTGTCACCCCCCAGAGCAATCGCCCAGTTATGGGCATTGTGCAGGACACGCTGACCGCAGTGCGCAAATTCACCAAGAGGGACGTTTTCCTGGAGCGG GGGGAGGTGATGAACCTCCTGATGTTCCTGTCCACGTGGGACGGCAAGGTCCCACAGCCGGCCATCCTGAAGCCCCGGCCCCTGTGGACAGGGAAGCAGATCTTTTCCCTCATCATACCCGGCCACATCAACTGTATCCGCACCCACAGCACCCATCCCGACGATGAGGACAGTGGCCCTTACAAGCACATCTCTCCTGGGGACACCAAG GTGGTGGTGGAGAACGGGGAGCTGATCATGGGCATCCTTTGTAAGAAGTCTTTGGGCACGTCAGCTGGCTCCCTGGTCCACATCTCTTACCTAGAGATGGGTCATGACGTCACCCGCCTCTTCTACTCCAACATTCAGACTGTCATTAACAACTGGCTCCTCATTGAGG gTCATACCATTGGCATTGGGGACTCCATTGCTGATTCTAAGACTTACCAAGACATTCAGAACACTATTAAGAAGGCCAAGCAGGATGTAATAGAG GTCATCGAGAAGGCGCATAACAACGAGCTGGAGCCCACCCCGGGGAACACTCTGCGGCAGACCTTTGAGAACCAGGTGAACCGCATTCTCAACGACGCCCGAGACAAGACTGGCTCCTCTGCTCAGAAATCCCTGTCTGAATACAACAACTTTAAGTCAATGGTTGTGTCCGGGGCTAAAGGTTCCAAGATCAACATCTCCCAG GTCATTGCTGTCGTCGGGCAGCAGAACGTGGAGGGCAAGCGGATCCCATTTGGGTTCAAGCACCGGACTCTGCCTCACTTCATCAAAGATGACTATGGGCCTGAGAGCCGTGGCTTTGTGGAGAACTCCTACCTGGCCGGCCTCACGCCCACGGAGTTCTTCTTCCATGCCATGGGGGGTCGTGAGGGGCTCATCGACACAGCGGTCAAGACTGCTGAGACTG GATACATCCAGCGACGGCTGATCAAATCCATGGAGTCGGTGATGGTGAAGTATGATGCCACCGTGCGGAACTCCATCAATCAGGTGGTACAGCTGCGCTATGGCGAAGATGGCCTGGCGGGCGAGAGCGTTGAGTTCCAGAACCTGGCTACCCTCAAGCCTTCCAACAAGGCTTTCGAGAAGAA GTTCCGCTTTGATTATACCAATGAGAGGGCCCTGCGGCGCACCCTGCAGGAGGACGTGGTGAAGGACGTGCTGAGCAACGCACACATTCAGAATGAGCTGGAGCGAGAATTTGAGCGGATGCGTGAGGACCGGGAGGTGCTCAGGGTCATCTTCCCAACTGGTGACAGCAAG GTTGTCCTCCCCTGTAACCTGCTGCGCATGATCTGGAACGCTCAGAAGATCTTCCACATCAACCCTCGCCTTCCCTCTGACCTGCACCCCATCAAGGTGGTAGATG GTGTCAAGGAGCTGAGCAAGAAGCTGGTGATTGTGAATGGGGACGACCCACTGAGCCGGCAGGCCCAGGAGAACGCCACCCTGCTCTTCAACATCCACCTGCGGTCTACGCTGTGCTCCCGCCGCATGGCCGAGGAGTTTCGGCTCAGCGGAGAGGCCTTCGACTGGCTGCTCGGGGAGATCGAGTCCAAGTTCAACCAAGCCATT GCCCATCCTGGGGAAATGGTGGGAGCTCTGGCTGCACAGTCCCTTGGAGAACCTGCCACCCAGATGACCCTGAACACCTTCCACTATGCTGGTGTGTCCGCCAAGAATGTGACACTGGGTGTGCCCCGACTTAAGGAGCTCATCAACATTTCCAAGAAGCCAAAGACCCCCTCACTTACTGTCTTCCTGCTGGGCCAGTCTGCTCGAGATGCTGAGAGAGCCAAG gatatTCTGTGCCGCCTGGAACATACAACGTTGAGGAAGGTGACTGCCAACACGGCCATCTACTATGACCCCAACCCCCAGAGCACGGTGGTGGCAGAGGATCAGGAGTGGGTGAATGTCTACTATGAGATGCCCGACTTTGATGTGGCCCGAATCTCCCCCTGGCTTTTGCGGGTGGAGCTGGACCGGAAGCACATGACTGATCGGAAGCTGACCATGGAGCAGATTGCCGAGAAGATCAATGCTG GTTTCGGTGATGACTTGAACTGCATCTTTAACGATGACAATGCAGAGAAGCTGGTGCTCCGTATCCGCATCATGAACAGTGATGAAAACAAGATGCAAGAG GAAGAAGAGGTGGTGGACAAGATGGATGACGACGTCTTCCTGCGCTGCATCGAGTCCAACATGCTGACAGATATGACCCTGCAGGGCATCGAGCAGATCAGCAAG GTGTACATGCACTTGCCGCAGACGGACAACAAGAAGAAGATCATCATCACAGAGGACGGGGAGTTCAAGGCCTTGCAGGAGTGGATCCTGGAGACGGATGGCGTGAGCCTCATGCGGGTGCTGAGCGAGAAGGACGTGGACCCTGTGCGCACCACGTCCAACGACATCGTGGAGATCTTCACG GTGCTGGGCATAGAAGCCGTGCGGAAGGCCCTGGAGCGGGAGCTGTATCACGTCATCTCCTTCGATGGTTCCTACGTCAATTACCGGCACTTGGCTCTCCTGTGTGATACCATGACCTGTCGTGGCCACTTGATGGCCATCACCCGACACGGAGTCAACCGCCAGGATACCGGACCTCTCATGAAGTGCTCCTTTGAGGAAACG GTGGATGTGCTTATGGAAGCAGCCGCACATGGAGAGAGCGACCCCATGAAGGGGGTGTCTGAGAACATCATGCTGGGCCAGCTGGCTCCAGCCGGCACTGGCTGTTTTGACCTCCTGCTCGATGCAGAGAAGTGCAAGTATGGCATGGAGATCCCCACTAACATCCCCGGCTTGGGGGCTGCCGGAC CCACCGGCATGTTCTTCGGCTCGGCCCCCAGTCCCATGGGAGGAATTTCTCCAGCCATGACACCCTGGAACCAGGGCGCAACCCCAGCCTACGGCGCCTGGTCCCCCAGTGTTG GGAGCGGGATGACCCCGGGGGCAGCAGGCTTCTCTCCCAGTGCTGCTTCAGATGCCAGTGGCTTCAGCCCTGGTTACTCCCCGGCCTGGTCTCCCACGCCGGGTTCCCCAGGCTCCCCTGGCCCCTCAAGCCCGTATATCCCCTCACCAG GGGGTGCCATGTCTCCCAGCTACTCCCCGACGTCGCCTGCCTACGAGCCCCGCTCCCCTGGGGGCTACACGCCCCAGAGTCCCTCTTACTCCCCCACTTCACCCTCCTACTCCCCTACGTCTCCATCCTATTCTCCAACCAGCCCCAACTACAGCCCCACGTCACCCAGCTACTCCCCGACCTCGCCCAGCTACTCCCCGACCTCGCCCAGTTACTCCCCGACCTCGCCCAGCTACTCCCCGACCTCGCCCAGCTACTCCCCGACCTCACCCAGCTACTCCCCGACCTCGCCCAGCTACTCCCCGACCTCACCCAGCTACTCGCCCACTTCCCCAAGCTACTCGCCCACATCACCCAGCTACTCGCCAACTTCACCCAGCTACTCGCCCACCTCACCCAGCTACTCGCCGACATCTCCAAGCTATTCGCCGACATCACCAAGCTACTCACCAACTTCCCCAAGTTACTCGCCCACCAGCCCTAACTATTCTCCAACCAGTCCCAATTACACCCCGACGTCACCCAGCTATAGCCCAACATCCCCCAGCTACTCACCTACTAGTCCCAACTACACACCAACGAGCCCCAACTACAGCCCAACCTCTCCAAGCTACTCTCCGACTTCACCTAGCTACTCCCCGACCTCACCAAGCTACTCCCCTTCAAGCCCACGATACACACCACAGTCTCCCACCTATACCCCGAGCTCACCCAGCTACAGCCCCAGCTCACCCAGCTACAGCCCAACTTCGCCTAAGTACACCCCAACCAGTCCTTCCTACAGCCCCAGCTCACCGGAGTACACCCCGACCTCTCCCAAGTACTCACCTACCAGCCCGAAATATTCACCCACCTCCCCCAAGTACTCTCCAACCAGCCCCACCTACTCGCCCACCACTCCAAAATACTCGCCGACGTCTCCTACTTACTCACCAACCTCTCCGGTCTACACCCCAACCTCCCCCAAGTACTCACCCACCAGCCCCACCTACTCGCCCACATCCCCCAAGTACTCGCCCACCAGCCCCACCTACTCGCCCACCTCCCCCAAAGGCTCGACCTACTCGCCCACCTCCCCTGGCTACTCACCCACCAGCCCCACCTATAGCCTCACCAGCCCAGCCATCAGTCCCGATGACAGTGATGAGGAGAACTGA